In Phormidium yuhuli AB48, one genomic interval encodes:
- a CDS encoding photosystem I assembly protein Ycf4, which produces MTAQTVTKSDRTLTQTVLGSRRFSNYFWATVVLVGGVGFLLAGISSYTQVNFLPFANPTELIFLPQGLVMGLYGSAAILLSTYLWLVILWDVGGGYNRFNLEDGNVTVFRWGFPGKNRRIEITCDVDAIKSIRVDIRDGVNPKRALYLRVKGMRDIPLTRVGQPLSLAEVENRAAELARFLSVPLEGL; this is translated from the coding sequence ATGACCGCACAAACTGTCACGAAGAGCGATCGCACCCTAACCCAAACCGTCCTCGGTTCTCGACGCTTCAGTAATTACTTTTGGGCAACCGTTGTGTTGGTGGGCGGCGTTGGCTTCCTCCTGGCAGGGATTTCTAGCTACACCCAGGTGAATTTCCTCCCCTTTGCCAATCCCACCGAACTTATCTTTCTTCCCCAGGGGCTGGTGATGGGCCTGTATGGCTCTGCCGCGATTCTGCTGTCGACCTATCTTTGGTTGGTTATTCTCTGGGATGTGGGCGGTGGCTACAACAGGTTTAACCTGGAAGATGGCAACGTAACCGTCTTCCGCTGGGGCTTTCCTGGGAAAAACCGTCGTATCGAAATTACCTGTGATGTCGATGCCATCAAATCCATCCGAGTGGACATCCGGGATGGTGTAAATCCTAAACGAGCCTTGTACCTGAGAGTGAAGGGGATGCGGGATATTCCCTTGACCCGAGTGGGACAGCCATTGTCCCTGGCAGAGGTCGAAAATCGTGCGGCTGAATTAGCACGTTTTCTAAGCGTTCCCCTCGAAGGATTGTAA
- the psbD gene encoding photosystem II D2 protein (photosystem q(a) protein) — MTIAVSRAPERSWFDVLDDWLKRDRFVFVGWSGILLFPCAYLAVGGWLTGTTFVTSWYTHGLASSYLEGCNFLTVAVSTPPDSLGHSLLFLWGPEAQWNFARWCQLGGLWTFTALHGAFGLIGFMLRQFEIARLVGLRPYNAIAFSGPIAVFVSVFLLYPLGQSSWFFAPSFGVAAIFRFILFFQGFHNWTLNPFHMMGVAGILGGALLCAIHGATVENTLFQDGEGANTFRAFEPTQAEETYSMVTANRFWSQIFGIAFSNKRWLHFFMLFVPVTGLWMSAIGVVGLGLNLRAYDFTSQEIRAAEDPEFETFYTKNILLNEGIRAWMAPTDQPHQNFEFPEEVLPRGNAL; from the coding sequence ATGACCATTGCTGTAAGTCGCGCACCAGAACGAAGCTGGTTCGACGTACTCGACGACTGGCTCAAGCGCGATCGATTCGTGTTTGTCGGCTGGTCCGGAATCCTTCTGTTCCCCTGTGCCTACCTCGCCGTCGGCGGTTGGCTCACCGGAACCACCTTTGTCACATCCTGGTATACCCACGGTCTAGCATCGTCCTACCTGGAAGGTTGTAACTTCCTGACCGTTGCCGTGTCCACCCCCCCTGACAGCTTGGGTCACTCCCTGCTGTTCCTGTGGGGACCCGAAGCCCAGTGGAACTTTGCCCGCTGGTGCCAACTCGGTGGACTCTGGACCTTTACCGCCCTGCACGGTGCCTTCGGACTGATTGGCTTTATGCTGCGTCAGTTTGAAATTGCCCGTTTGGTGGGATTGCGTCCCTACAATGCGATCGCCTTCAGCGGTCCCATTGCCGTGTTCGTGAGCGTGTTCCTGCTCTATCCCCTAGGACAATCGAGCTGGTTCTTTGCTCCGAGCTTCGGTGTCGCGGCAATCTTCCGTTTCATCCTCTTTTTCCAAGGGTTCCACAACTGGACCCTCAACCCCTTCCATATGATGGGGGTTGCCGGGATTCTCGGCGGGGCGCTGCTCTGTGCCATTCACGGTGCCACCGTGGAAAACACCCTCTTCCAAGATGGTGAAGGAGCTAACACCTTCCGCGCCTTTGAACCCACCCAAGCGGAAGAAACCTATTCTATGGTGACCGCTAACCGCTTCTGGTCTCAGATTTTCGGGATTGCCTTCTCCAACAAACGCTGGTTGCACTTCTTCATGCTCTTTGTTCCCGTCACGGGACTGTGGATGAGTGCCATTGGTGTGGTGGGACTGGGTCTGAACCTGCGGGCCTATGACTTCACCAGCCAAGAAATCCGCGCGGCTGAAGACCCCGAATTTGAAACCTTCTACACCAAGAACATCCTTCTCAACGAAGGGATTCGCGCTTGGATGGCACCGACCGACCAACCGCACCAAAACTTTGAGTTCCCCGAGGAAGTTCTACCTCGCGGTAACGCCCTGTAA
- the psbC gene encoding photosystem II reaction center protein CP43, which produces MISGGRDQQSSGFAWWSGNARLIDLSGKLLGAHVAHAGLIVFWAGAMTLFEVAHFVPEKPMYEQGLILLPHLGTLGWGVGPGGEVIDTFPYFVVGVLHLISSAVLGLGGIYHAVRGPERLEEYSSFFGYDWKDKNQMTNIIGFHLILLGCGALLLVAKAMFFGGVYDTWAPGGGDVRVITNPTLDPSVIFGYLVRNPFGGVGSIIGVDNMEDIIGGHIWVGLICIAGGVWHILTKPFGWARRAFIWSGEAYLSYSVGALSLMAFIASAYVWFNNTAYPSEFYGPTNAEASQAQSFVFLARDQKLGANIGSAQGPTGLGKYLMRSPTGEIIFGGETMRFWDFRGPWLEPLRGPNGLDLNKLKNDIQPWQLRRAAEYMTHAPNGSINSVGGIITEPNSGFNYVNPRAWLAASHFILAFFFLVGHLWHAGRARAAAGGFESGLNRETEPVLNMNPLD; this is translated from the coding sequence ATGATCAGTGGCGGACGTGACCAGCAATCATCGGGATTTGCCTGGTGGTCTGGAAACGCTCGCCTCATCGACCTGTCGGGTAAACTACTCGGCGCCCACGTTGCCCATGCTGGCTTGATTGTCTTCTGGGCCGGTGCAATGACCTTATTTGAGGTCGCTCACTTTGTTCCTGAAAAACCCATGTACGAGCAAGGTCTCATCTTGCTCCCTCACCTGGGAACCCTCGGCTGGGGCGTTGGCCCTGGTGGAGAAGTGATTGATACCTTCCCCTACTTCGTCGTAGGTGTGCTTCACCTGATTTCCTCTGCCGTTCTCGGACTCGGTGGGATCTACCACGCCGTTCGGGGTCCTGAGCGTCTGGAAGAATATTCCTCCTTCTTCGGCTATGACTGGAAGGACAAAAACCAGATGACCAACATCATCGGCTTCCACCTAATCCTGCTCGGATGTGGTGCGCTGCTGTTGGTTGCCAAAGCTATGTTCTTTGGTGGTGTCTATGATACTTGGGCACCCGGTGGCGGTGACGTTCGCGTCATTACTAACCCCACCCTCGACCCCTCGGTCATCTTCGGCTATCTCGTGAGAAACCCCTTTGGTGGCGTTGGGTCCATCATCGGTGTGGACAACATGGAAGATATCATCGGCGGCCACATTTGGGTTGGCCTCATCTGCATCGCTGGTGGTGTCTGGCACATTCTCACCAAACCCTTCGGCTGGGCCCGTCGTGCCTTCATCTGGTCGGGTGAAGCTTATCTTTCCTACAGTGTGGGTGCGCTGTCTCTGATGGCGTTCATCGCTTCGGCTTACGTGTGGTTCAACAACACCGCCTATCCGAGCGAGTTCTACGGTCCCACCAACGCTGAAGCCTCTCAGGCTCAGTCCTTCGTTTTCTTGGCTCGTGACCAAAAACTCGGTGCCAATATTGGTTCAGCTCAAGGCCCCACGGGTCTGGGTAAATACCTGATGCGCTCTCCGACTGGTGAAATCATCTTCGGTGGTGAAACCATGCGCTTCTGGGACTTCCGTGGTCCTTGGTTGGAGCCTCTCCGTGGTCCCAATGGTCTCGACCTCAACAAACTCAAAAATGATATTCAGCCTTGGCAGCTTCGCCGTGCGGCTGAGTACATGACTCACGCTCCTAACGGTTCCATCAACTCTGTGGGTGGAATTATTACCGAGCCGAACTCTGGGTTTAACTACGTTAACCCCCGTGCTTGGTTGGCAGCGTCTCACTTCATTCTCGCTTTCTTCTTCCTGGTGGGTCACTTATGGCATGCCGGACGCGCTCGCGCCGCTGCGGGTGGATTTGAATCCGGTCTCAACCGTGAAACTGAACCTGTCTTGAACATGAATCCTCTGGACTAG
- the crtE gene encoding geranylgeranyl diphosphate synthase CrtE, translating to MVMTDDRNSPQDEQFDLHTYLAEGKTLVEAALDRALPVIYPERIYDAMRYSLLAGGKRLRPILCLTTCEMVGGTREMALPTACALEMVHTMSLIHDDLPSMDNDDYRRGKLTNHKVFGDDVAILAGDGLLAYAFEHIAVETQDVPPANILKVVARLGRAVGAAGLVGGQIVDLESEGKPDIPLDTLQFIHTHKTAALLEASVVSGALLAGASTTEIEDLSRYAYQIGLAFQIVDDILDVTASSEVLGKTAGKDAKMQKATYPSLWGLEESKRQAQLAIADAISALQSFGEAARPLVEIAEFIIRRQY from the coding sequence ATGGTAATGACGGACGACCGGAACTCGCCTCAGGACGAGCAGTTTGATCTGCATACCTATTTGGCGGAGGGGAAGACGTTAGTTGAAGCCGCGCTCGATCGCGCACTTCCGGTCATCTACCCCGAACGAATTTATGACGCGATGCGCTACTCTCTCCTCGCCGGAGGAAAGCGTCTGCGCCCCATTTTATGTTTAACCACCTGCGAAATGGTGGGGGGAACTCGGGAGATGGCTCTGCCGACGGCTTGTGCGTTGGAGATGGTACATACCATGTCCTTGATTCATGATGATCTCCCCTCCATGGACAATGATGATTATCGGCGCGGTAAACTGACCAATCACAAGGTTTTTGGCGATGACGTGGCGATTCTCGCGGGGGATGGGCTGCTGGCGTACGCCTTTGAGCATATCGCCGTGGAAACTCAGGATGTCCCCCCGGCTAATATCCTCAAGGTAGTGGCACGTTTAGGTCGCGCGGTGGGGGCCGCAGGACTCGTCGGCGGGCAAATTGTGGATTTGGAGTCAGAAGGGAAACCGGATATTCCCTTAGATACGCTCCAGTTTATTCATACTCACAAAACAGCGGCTCTCCTAGAAGCCAGTGTTGTATCAGGGGCCCTATTGGCTGGCGCCTCAACCACTGAGATTGAGGATTTATCTCGCTATGCCTATCAGATCGGTTTGGCATTTCAAATTGTGGACGATATCCTCGATGTAACAGCCTCATCGGAGGTTTTGGGTAAGACCGCTGGCAAAGACGCTAAGATGCAAAAGGCGACCTACCCAAGTTTATGGGGATTGGAGGAGTCGAAGCGACAGGCGCAACTCGCGATCGCGGATGCGATATCGGCGCTGCAATCCTTTGGTGAGGCGGCTCGTCCCTTAGTAGAAATTGCCGAGTTTATTATCCGTCGCCAGTACTAA
- a CDS encoding divergent PAP2 family protein, producing the protein MQNLAQVLNNHILLVALAACLIAQLSKLLLYAVQHRRFNGRVLIETGGMPSSHSALVTALATGVGQRLGWDSPDFAIAVVFAVIVMYDAAGVRQAAGKQARVLNQMIDAFFHEEIEFDEARLKELLGHTPFQVVIGSALGVAVACLLQGG; encoded by the coding sequence ATGCAAAATTTGGCGCAAGTCTTGAATAATCACATTTTGCTTGTGGCACTCGCTGCCTGTTTAATTGCTCAGTTGTCGAAGTTACTTCTCTATGCTGTTCAACACCGTCGCTTTAATGGACGAGTGTTAATTGAAACCGGGGGAATGCCTAGCTCTCATTCAGCCCTGGTCACCGCCTTAGCTACGGGAGTTGGGCAGCGTTTAGGGTGGGACAGTCCTGATTTTGCCATTGCCGTCGTGTTTGCGGTCATTGTCATGTACGATGCCGCCGGTGTGCGTCAAGCGGCCGGTAAACAAGCACGAGTCCTCAATCAAATGATTGATGCCTTCTTTCACGAGGAAATTGAGTTTGATGAGGCTCGTCTTAAGGAACTTTTGGGACATACCCCATTCCAGGTTGTGATTGGCTCAGCCTTAGGGGTGGCGGTGGCCTGCTTACTTCAGGGGGGCTGA
- the psaJ gene encoding photosystem I reaction center subunit IX encodes MKDLQRYLSTAPVLAATWMFITAGILIEFNRIFPDLLFHPLQ; translated from the coding sequence ATGAAAGACCTACAAAGATATCTGTCAACGGCTCCTGTTTTAGCCGCCACCTGGATGTTCATTACAGCGGGAATCTTGATTGAATTTAATCGTATTTTCCCCGATTTACTCTTCCATCCTCTTCAGTAA
- a CDS encoding Photosystem I reaction center subunit III, whose product MRRLLALVLTAVLWFSFAPTASADVAGLTPCNESPAFIARAKAATTEQAKQRFELYGRELLCGEEGLPHLIVDGRWSHAGEFLIPGVLFLYIAGWIGWAGRSYLISIRGEKSPEEKEIIIDVPRAIRFSLSGFAWPLAAFKEITTGEMFAKDNEIPISPR is encoded by the coding sequence ATGCGACGACTACTAGCGCTGGTACTGACAGCAGTTCTTTGGTTCAGCTTTGCCCCCACTGCTTCCGCTGACGTGGCAGGTCTGACTCCCTGTAACGAGAGTCCTGCCTTCATCGCCCGGGCCAAAGCCGCAACGACTGAGCAAGCCAAACAACGCTTCGAACTCTATGGACGCGAGCTTCTCTGCGGAGAAGAAGGCCTCCCCCACCTGATTGTGGATGGTCGGTGGAGCCATGCCGGAGAATTTCTCATTCCTGGTGTGCTGTTCCTCTACATTGCTGGCTGGATTGGCTGGGCAGGTCGGAGTTATCTCATTTCGATTCGTGGCGAGAAATCCCCCGAAGAAAAAGAAATCATCATCGACGTTCCCCGCGCGATTCGCTTCTCTCTGAGTGGTTTTGCTTGGCCCCTAGCTGCGTTCAAAGAAATCACCACCGGAGAAATGTTTGCTAAGGACAATGAAATCCCCATTTCTCCCCGCTAG
- the tsaD gene encoding tRNA (adenosine(37)-N6)-threonylcarbamoyltransferase complex transferase subunit TsaD, producing MTTILAIETSCDETAVAIVKKRQVLSSIVTSQIETHRQYGGVVPEVASRQHLELLGEAIAQSLNQANLHPSQLDGIAATCTPGLVGSLLVGVMAAKTLALVHEKPFLGVHHLEGHLYASYLSDPSLEPPFLCLLVSGGHTSLIHVKTCGDYQTLGQTRDDAAGEAFDKVARLLKLGYPGGPEIDRLAQQGNPDAFPLPEGRVKLPNGGIHPYDASYSGLKTAVMRLVQKLEASESDLPVADLAASFQKTVVRSLVKRTIRCALDYNLSTIAVGGGVAANRGLRTALTAAAEAEGLRVLFPPMSYCTDNAAMIGCAASEHLSRGHTSPLTLGVRSRLPVSEAMSLYGQSQAS from the coding sequence ATGACCACAATCCTTGCTATTGAAACAAGTTGTGACGAAACTGCCGTAGCAATTGTTAAAAAACGTCAAGTTTTAAGTAGTATTGTTACATCTCAAATTGAAACCCATCGTCAGTATGGGGGGGTGGTTCCTGAGGTGGCCTCCCGGCAACATTTGGAATTGCTGGGGGAGGCGATCGCCCAAAGTTTGAACCAAGCCAACCTTCATCCGAGTCAACTTGATGGCATTGCCGCCACCTGCACCCCTGGCTTAGTGGGGTCCTTACTGGTGGGGGTGATGGCTGCTAAAACTCTGGCCCTCGTCCATGAGAAGCCTTTTCTGGGGGTCCATCATCTGGAGGGACATCTCTATGCGTCCTATCTCAGCGACCCCAGCTTAGAACCGCCATTTCTCTGTCTGTTGGTCTCTGGGGGTCATACCAGTTTGATTCACGTGAAAACCTGTGGCGACTATCAAACCCTGGGGCAAACCCGTGACGATGCGGCCGGAGAAGCCTTTGATAAGGTAGCCCGCTTACTCAAATTAGGCTATCCAGGGGGTCCGGAAATCGATCGCCTGGCCCAACAGGGCAATCCCGATGCCTTTCCCCTGCCAGAGGGTCGGGTTAAACTCCCCAATGGAGGCATTCATCCCTATGATGCCAGCTACAGTGGCTTGAAAACCGCTGTCATGCGCTTGGTGCAAAAACTAGAAGCCAGTGAGTCAGACTTACCGGTGGCTGACTTAGCCGCCAGTTTCCAGAAAACCGTGGTGCGATCGCTCGTCAAACGGACGATTCGTTGCGCCTTAGACTATAACCTATCCACCATCGCTGTAGGGGGCGGAGTGGCAGCGAATCGAGGCTTACGGACAGCCCTAACAGCAGCGGCGGAGGCCGAGGGGTTACGGGTTCTCTTTCCACCCATGAGCTACTGTACCGATAATGCCGCCATGATTGGCTGTGCTGCCTCAGAACACCTCAGCCGAGGGCATACCTCCCCTTTGACCTTGGGGGTACGCTCTCGGCTGCCGGTATCTGAGGCGATGAGCCTCTATGGGCAATCTCAGGCTAGCTAA
- the sir gene encoding sulfite reductase, ferredoxin dependent, whose amino-acid sequence MATLTPNSSERKLSKLEGIKERSAFLREPVATEILEDTTHFSQDGIQILKFHGSYQQDNRDNRVKGQEKDYQMMIRTRNPGGFIPAQLYLTLDRLASEYGNETLRVTTRQGFQLHGILKKNLKATISAIVRNLGSTLGACGDLNRNVMAPPAPFKNRPEYGLAWDYADRIADLLTPQSGAYYEIWLDGEKAISGEEDPEVKAARQRNGNGTLFKDKEEPIYGEHYMPRKFKTCVTVPGDNSVDLYSQDLSVVLVSNDQGQLQGFNILAGGGLARTHNKEETFPRLADEIGYVDKADIYDLVKAIVATQRDYGDRHDRRHARLKYLLHDWGVEKFRSTVEGYFGKPLQPYQPLPEWRYEDYLGWQEQGDGRLFLGLWVQNGRIANYGDWKLRDALRTIIETYNLPMRLTPHQNLLIYDIDPSHRSAINQILREAGVQSLEGLDSLKRLSMACPALPTCGLAIAESERAIPDILTRIRKLLIRVGLQKEEFVIRMTGCPNGCARPYIAELGFVGRAPNVYQMWLGADPNQTRLAQVYRDRVAADELEAVLEPLFVYFKQDRKPGERFGDFCDRIGMEGLQQFSDRYDPSSLKPKRKERHRIRIYDEVYERLKQESLRSGKPMLDLASEALNSYLDSQDG is encoded by the coding sequence ATGGCTACGCTAACCCCTAACTCTAGCGAACGTAAACTCTCTAAATTAGAAGGTATTAAAGAACGCAGTGCCTTTTTACGCGAACCCGTTGCCACGGAGATTCTTGAAGATACCACCCACTTCAGCCAAGATGGGATTCAGATCCTGAAATTTCATGGCTCCTATCAGCAAGATAACCGTGATAATCGGGTCAAAGGGCAAGAAAAGGATTATCAGATGATGATCCGCACCCGTAACCCAGGTGGCTTTATCCCGGCCCAGTTGTATCTAACATTGGATCGCCTCGCCTCGGAGTATGGCAATGAAACCCTGCGAGTCACCACTCGTCAAGGCTTTCAACTTCACGGCATCCTGAAAAAAAATCTTAAAGCCACCATTAGTGCTATTGTTCGGAATCTTGGCTCCACCCTGGGGGCTTGTGGTGACCTGAACCGCAACGTCATGGCTCCCCCGGCTCCCTTCAAAAATCGCCCGGAGTATGGCTTAGCCTGGGACTATGCCGATCGCATTGCTGATCTCCTCACCCCACAAAGTGGCGCCTATTACGAAATTTGGCTCGATGGGGAAAAGGCGATTTCTGGGGAAGAAGATCCTGAGGTGAAAGCCGCGCGCCAACGCAACGGCAATGGCACCCTCTTTAAGGATAAAGAGGAACCTATTTATGGGGAGCATTATATGCCCCGTAAATTTAAGACCTGTGTCACCGTTCCCGGTGATAACTCCGTCGATCTCTATTCCCAAGACCTATCTGTCGTTCTCGTCAGTAATGACCAGGGACAACTTCAGGGGTTTAATATCCTCGCCGGTGGCGGCTTGGCCCGCACCCACAATAAGGAAGAAACCTTCCCCCGCCTCGCCGATGAAATTGGCTATGTGGATAAAGCCGATATTTATGACCTGGTGAAAGCCATTGTCGCCACCCAGCGTGACTACGGCGATCGCCATGACCGCCGTCATGCTCGTCTCAAATATCTGCTCCATGATTGGGGTGTGGAAAAATTCCGCAGCACCGTAGAAGGCTATTTTGGGAAACCCCTACAGCCTTATCAACCCCTACCGGAATGGCGCTATGAAGACTATCTCGGTTGGCAGGAACAGGGGGATGGCCGACTGTTCTTGGGACTTTGGGTGCAAAACGGGCGCATTGCCAATTATGGCGATTGGAAGTTGCGGGATGCTTTACGGACCATCATCGAGACCTATAACCTGCCGATGCGTCTGACGCCCCACCAAAACCTGTTAATTTACGATATTGACCCCAGTCATCGCTCGGCGATCAATCAGATTTTGCGAGAGGCGGGAGTACAGTCCTTAGAAGGATTAGACTCCCTCAAACGGCTCTCGATGGCTTGTCCCGCCCTGCCCACCTGTGGCCTGGCGATTGCGGAGTCCGAGCGCGCTATCCCCGATATTCTCACTCGTATTCGTAAGTTACTGATTCGGGTGGGACTCCAGAAAGAAGAGTTTGTCATCCGTATGACCGGTTGTCCCAATGGCTGCGCTCGTCCCTATATCGCTGAGTTGGGCTTTGTCGGCCGCGCTCCCAATGTCTATCAGATGTGGTTGGGGGCTGATCCGAACCAAACTCGTTTGGCGCAAGTCTATCGCGATCGCGTGGCGGCGGATGAATTGGAAGCAGTGCTGGAGCCGTTGTTTGTCTACTTCAAGCAGGATCGTAAACCCGGTGAACGCTTTGGGGATTTCTGCGATCGCATCGGCATGGAGGGCCTACAACAATTCTCCGATCGTTATGACCCCTCCAGCCTCAAACCCAAGCGTAAGGAACGGCATCGGATTCGCATCTATGATGAGGTGTATGAGCGTCTCAAACAGGAATCCCTGCGGTCTGGCAAACCGATGTTAGACCTGGCCAGTGAGGCCCTCAACAGCTATTTAGATAGCCAGGACGGCTAA
- a CDS encoding SH3 domain-containing protein, whose translation MNLSNLAKFILGFTLAIALTIGGAVAASLYLVARLTALPPKPEFETVETPTATPVSTTPEPEATPEPEPEPEPEPTPDPGLYEARVTWPEGLLLRDDPSYDAGSLGGIAFNERVTVLEEAQDGAWQRVRSQSSNQEGWVVGGNLEEAGSP comes from the coding sequence ATGAATCTGTCCAACTTAGCTAAATTTATTCTCGGCTTCACCCTGGCGATCGCCCTCACGATTGGTGGAGCCGTCGCTGCTTCTCTCTACCTGGTGGCCCGCCTGACGGCCCTGCCCCCCAAACCTGAGTTTGAAACCGTCGAAACCCCCACCGCTACCCCAGTCAGTACCACTCCCGAACCGGAAGCGACTCCTGAACCGGAACCCGAGCCGGAACCCGAACCGACCCCAGACCCAGGACTCTATGAAGCTCGCGTCACCTGGCCCGAAGGCTTACTACTGCGAGACGACCCTAGTTATGACGCAGGGAGCTTGGGAGGCATTGCCTTTAATGAACGGGTCACCGTTTTAGAAGAAGCTCAGGACGGTGCTTGGCAGCGGGTTCGCTCCCAATCCAGTAATCAGGAAGGCTGGGTTGTGGGTGGCAACCTGGAAGAAGCCGGCTCCCCCTAG
- a CDS encoding RNA-guided endonuclease InsQ/TnpB family protein has translation MNYTYRIYPDAMQQTELRSWLETCRGVYNYALRELKDWMASRKGPVDRCSLEKEYIIPASEPFPSYHRQQNNLPKAKKQFPHLGKVHSQVLQTTIRRLHDTWGAFQKRGHGFPRFKKFGQFKSFVFPQFKDNPIDSFAIKLPKIGEVPINLHRPIPDGFKVKQVRVLSKVRGTQWYVVVTIESSVSVPDAPVHGRAIGIDLGLERFLTASDGSFQERPKFFKSRQRKLKLLQRRAARKQKGSQNWEKAQIEVARMHHRIANRRKDFHLKTAHKLCDQAQTIFAEDLNVTGLTRGMLRKDCVDAAFGQFLSLTEWVCWKRGVYFAKVNPNGTSQTCPSCFATVSKGLEVREHHCPECGYRTHRDHAAAEMVLHRGLENVVAQGLWGKETACQVGLSGVYDLDKWRGAGILKSDLGKPALYP, from the coding sequence ATGAACTACACCTACCGAATCTATCCAGATGCCATGCAGCAGACTGAACTGCGGTCGTGGCTTGAGACGTGCCGAGGCGTGTATAACTACGCTTTGCGCGAACTCAAGGACTGGATGGCTTCGCGTAAGGGTCCGGTAGACAGATGCTCGTTGGAGAAGGAATACATCATTCCCGCTTCGGAGCCGTTTCCGTCTTATCACCGTCAGCAAAACAACCTGCCTAAAGCTAAGAAGCAATTCCCGCATTTGGGTAAGGTGCATTCTCAGGTTTTGCAAACTACGATTCGGAGACTGCACGATACTTGGGGAGCGTTTCAGAAGCGTGGACATGGGTTTCCGCGCTTCAAAAAGTTCGGTCAGTTCAAGTCCTTTGTGTTTCCCCAGTTCAAGGACAACCCTATTGATAGCTTCGCTATCAAATTGCCAAAGATAGGAGAAGTCCCCATCAACCTGCATCGTCCCATCCCTGACGGGTTCAAGGTCAAGCAGGTGAGGGTTCTGTCCAAGGTGCGGGGTACGCAATGGTACGTTGTTGTCACGATAGAATCGAGTGTGTCGGTTCCCGATGCTCCGGTTCATGGCCGTGCGATTGGAATTGACCTGGGATTGGAGCGATTCTTGACCGCTTCGGATGGCAGTTTCCAGGAGCGCCCTAAGTTCTTCAAGTCGAGGCAACGCAAGCTGAAATTGCTGCAACGCAGAGCGGCACGAAAACAGAAGGGTTCTCAAAACTGGGAGAAGGCACAAATTGAAGTGGCCAGAATGCACCATCGCATTGCCAACCGTCGTAAAGATTTCCATCTGAAGACGGCTCATAAACTTTGCGACCAGGCGCAAACCATTTTTGCCGAAGATCTCAACGTCACGGGGTTGACGCGGGGGATGCTGCGGAAAGATTGTGTTGATGCTGCTTTCGGACAATTTCTGTCTCTGACGGAATGGGTGTGCTGGAAACGTGGCGTGTACTTTGCTAAAGTCAACCCAAACGGCACCAGTCAAACCTGCCCATCCTGCTTTGCGACCGTGAGCAAAGGGTTGGAAGTCAGAGAGCATCATTGTCCTGAGTGTGGGTATCGGACTCATCGTGACCATGCCGCAGCAGAGATGGTATTGCATCGTGGACTAGAGAACGTAGTAGCCCAGGGACTCTGGGGAAAGGAAACAGCCTGTCAAGTCGGTCTATCGGGGGTCTATGACCTAGATAAGTGGCGTGGGGCAGGAATACTCAAGAGCGATCTTGGGAAGCCCGCGCTGTACCCGTAG